One genomic region from Bacillus rossius redtenbacheri isolate Brsri chromosome 6, Brsri_v3, whole genome shotgun sequence encodes:
- the LOC134532525 gene encoding FACT complex subunit Ssrp1 gives MDFLEYNDISAEVKGSMCPGRLKLTDQHVIFKNSKTGKVEQISASDIDLVNWQRLFGGFGIRVFLKNGTLHRFGGIKEGEQDKIAKFFSANYKLDMLEKELSLKGWNWGTAKFLGSVLSFDVGSHTGFEIPLNHVSHCTTGKNEVTLEFHQNDEAAVNLMEMRFHIPSSELAGDVDPVEAFHQQVMKQASVISLSGDAIATFKEIHCLTPRGRYDIKVFMSFFQLHGKTFDYKIPLTTVLRLFILPHKDGRQTFFVVSLDPPIKQGQTRYHFLVFLFGLDEEVTVELPFSEEELKEKYEGKLKKEMSGPTFEVMGQVMKAVINRKITVPGGFVGNSGTPAVGCSYKAAAGFLYPLERGFIYVHKPPIHIRFDEITSVNFARSGGGTRSFDFEVETKSGVVHTFSSIDKGEYSKLFDFITAKKLRVKNRGKSDKPSYKDDFRNSDEDEPDAYLARVKAEAEERDEGGEEGESDESTDEDFKPDQQESDVAEEYDSNPTPTDSDEGSDNSGGGGEGEKKKVEKKEKKPKKTKTVSEKPRKKRAKKDKDENRPKRAPSAYMLWLNATRESIKADNPGISVTEIAKKGGELWRELKDKSEWEAKAAKAKEEYTEAMKEYKASGGGAADPAKKKEAKKEPKEAKRKESSAAKSSSSPQKNVKSKEYISDDDSSSDDEAAKKKPTKPAAEEKKTVKTEPAVKKEKGSSAEEEEEEIASTPASSDAEESGSASGDD, from the exons TGTCCCGGCCGGCTCAAGCTGACGGACCAGCACGTCATCTTCAAGAACAGCAAGACGGGCAAGGTGGAGCAGATCTCGGCGTCCGACATCGACCTGGTCAACTGGCAGCGTCTCTTCGGGGGCTTCGGCATTCGAGTGTTCCTCAAGAATGGCACGCTGCACCGCTTTGGCGGCATCAAGGAAGGG GAGCAGGACAAGATAGCCAAGTTCTTCTCGGCCAACTACAAGCTGGACATGCTGGAGAAGGAGCTGTCCTTGAAGGGCTGGAACTGGGGCACGGCCAAGTTCCTGGGCTCCGTGCTGAGCTTCGACGTGGGCAGCCACACGGGCTTCGAGATCCCCCTGAACCACGTGTCGCACTGCACCACCGGCAAGAACGAGGTCACCCTGGAGTTCCACCAG AACGACGAGGCCGCAGTGAACCTGATGGAGATGCGCTTCCACATCCCGTCGTCGGAGCTGGCGGGTGACGTGGACCCAGTGGAGGCCTTCCACCAGCAG gtgatGAAGCAAGCCAGCGTGATCAGCCTATCCGGTGACGCTATTGCCACGTTTAAGGAGATACACTGCCTGACACCGAG agGTCGTTACGACATAAAGGTGTTCATGTCGTTCTTCCAACTTCACGGCAAGACGTTCGACTACAAGATCCCCCTGACGACAGTGCTGCGTCTCTTCATCCTGCCGCACAAGGATGGCCGTCAGACATTCTTCGTG GTAAGCCTGGACCCGCCCATCAAGCAGGGGCAGACCCGCTACCACTTCCTGGTGTTCCTGTTCGGGCTGGACGAGGAGGTGACCGTGGAGCTGCCCTTCTCGGA GGAGGAGCTGAAAGAGAAGTACGAGGGGAAGCTGAAGAAGGAGATGTCTGGACCGACCTTCGAAGTGATGGGCCAGGTCATGAAGGCAGTCATCAATAGGAAGATCACCGTTCCTGGTGGCTTTGTGGG GAATTCCGGCACTCCGGCAGTGGGCTGCTCCTACAAGGCAGCTGCCGGCTTCCTCTATCCTCTGGAGCGAGGCTTCATTTACGTGCACAAGCCGCCCATTCACATCCGCTTCGACGAGATCACCAGCGTCAACTTTGCCCGCAGCGGCGGCGGCACCAG GTCGTTCGACTTCGAGGTGGAAACAAAGTCGGGAGTGGTGCACACGTTCAGCAGCATCGATAAGGGGGAGTACAGCAAGCTGTTCGACTTCATCACCGCCAAGAAGCTGCGTGTGAAGAACCGTGGAAAGTCT GACAAGCCGTCCTACAAGGACGACTTCAGGAACTCTGACGAGGACGAGCCAGACGCGTACCTGGCGCGTGTCAAGGCGGAGGCGGAGGAGCGCGACgaaggaggggaggaaggggagagCGATGAGTCCACGGATGAGGATTTCAAACCGGATCAGCAGGAGAGCGACGTGGCAGAGGA ATACGACAGTAATCCCACCCCAACAGACTCCGACGAGGGCTCTGATAATTCGGGTGGTGGAGGAGAGGGAGAGAAGAAAAAGGTGGAGAAGAAAGAGAAGAAGCCTAAGAAAACAAAGACAGTT TCGGAGAAGCCGAGGAAGAAGCGCGCGAAGAAGGACAAGGACGAGAACAGGCCGAAGCGCGCGCCGAGCGCGTACATGCTGTGGCTGAACGCCACCAGGGAGTCCATCAAGGCGGACAACCCGGGCATCTCCGTGACGGAGATCGCCAAGAAGGGTGGCGAGCTGTGGCGGGAGCTCAAGGACAAGTCG GAGTGGGAAGCGAAAGCAGCCAAGGCCAAGGAAGAGTACACGGAAGCGATGAAAGAGTACAAGGCGTCCGGCGGGGGCGCGGCAGACCCTGCCAAGAAGAAGGAGGCGAAGAAGGAGCCGAAGGAGGCAAAGAGGAAGGAGTCCTCTGCGGCCAAGTCGTCGTCGTCTCCGCAGAAGAACGTGAAGAGCAAGGAGTACATCAGCGACGACGACTCGTCGAGCGACGACGAGGCGGCCAAGAAGAAACCGACAAAGCCG GCTGCAGAGGAGAAGAAGACGGTGAAGACAGAGCCGGCGGTTAAGAAGGAGAAAGGATCTAGTgcagaagaagaggaggaggagatCGCCAGCACTCCGGCGTCGAGCGATGCCGAAGAATCTGGTTCAGCGtccggcgacgactag